Proteins encoded together in one Phyllostomus discolor isolate MPI-MPIP mPhyDis1 chromosome 6, mPhyDis1.pri.v3, whole genome shotgun sequence window:
- the MDK gene encoding midkine: MQHRGFLLLALLALLALTSAVAKKKDKVKKGGPGSECAEWTWGPCTPSSKDCGAGFREGTCGAQTQRLRCRVPCNWKKEFGADCKYKFESWGSCDGGSGTKARQGTLKKARYNAQCQETIRVTKPCTPKTKAKTKAKKGKGKD; the protein is encoded by the exons ATGCAGCACCGAGGCTTCCTCCTCCTCGCCCTCCTCGCCCTGCTGGCCCTCACCTCTGCGGTCGCCAAAAAGAAAG ACAAAGTGAAAAAGGGCGGCCCGGGGAGCGAGTGCGCGGAGTGGACGTGGgggccctgcacccccagcaGCAAGGACTGTGGCGCTGGTTTCCGTGAAGGTACCTGCGGGGCCCAGACTCAGCGCCTCCGTTGCAGGGTGCCGTGCAACTGGAAGAAGGAGTTTGGAG CCGACTGCAAGTACAAGTTTGAGAGCTGGGGATCGTGCGACGGGGGCTCTGGCACCAAAGCCCGCCAAGGCACCCTGAAGAAGGCGCGGTACAATGCCCAGTGCCAGGAAACTATCCGCGTAACCAAGCCCTGCACCCCCAAGACCAAAGCTAAGACCAAAG ccaagaaagggaaggggaaggactaG
- the CHRM4 gene encoding muscarinic acetylcholine receptor M4: MANFTPVNGSSGNQSVRLVSSTHNRYETVEMVFIATVTGSLSLVTVVGNILVMLSIKVNRQLQTVNNYFLFSLACADLIIGAFSMNLYTVYIIKGYWPLGAVVCDLWLALDYVVSNASVMNLLIISFDRYFCVTKPLTYPARRTTKMAGLMIAAAWVLSFVLWAPAILFWQFVVGKRTVPDNQCFIQFLSNPAVTFGTAIAAFYLPVVIMTVLYIHISLASRSRVHKHRPEGPKEKKAKTLAFLKSPLMKQSVKKAPPGEAAREQLRNGKLEEAPPPVLPPPPRPVADKDTSNESSSGSATQNTKERPPTELSTTETTMPATPAPRLQPRALNPASKWSKIQIVTKHTGNECVTAIEIVPATPAGMRPAANVARKFASIARNQVRKKRQMAARERKVTRTIFAILLAFILTWTPYNVMVLVNTFCQSCIPDTVWSIGYWLCYVNSTINPACYALCNATFKKTFRHLLLCQYRNIGTAR, from the coding sequence ATGGCGAACTTCACCCCGGTCAACGGCAGCTCGGGCAACCAGTCCGTGCGCCTGGTCTCGTCGACCCATAACCGCTACGAGACCGTGGAGATGGTGTTCATCGCCACGGTGACAGGCTCACTGAGCCTGGTGACTGTGGTGGGCAACATCCTGGTGATGCTGTCCATTAAGGTCAACCGGCAGCTGCAGACGGTCAACAACTACTTCCTCTTCAGCCTGGCCTGCGCCGACCTCATCATAGGCGCCTTCTCCATGAACCTCTACACCGTGTACATCATCAAGGGCTACTGGCCGCTGGGTGCCGTGGTCTGCGACCTGTGGCTGGCCCTGGACTACGTGGTGAGCAACGCCTCCGTCATGAACCTGCTCATCATCAGCTTCGACCGCTACTTCTGCGTCACCAAGCCCCTCACCTACCCGGCCCGGCGCACCACCAAGATGGCAGGGCTCATGATCGCCGCGGCCTGGGTCCTGTCCTTCGTGCTCTGGGCGCCTGCCATCTTGTTCTGGCAGTTTGTGGTGGGCAAGCGGACAGTGCCCGACAACCAGTGCTTCATCCAGTTCCTGTCCAACCCGGCGGTGACCTTTGGCACCGCCATCGCTGCCTTCTACCTGCCCGTGGTCATCATGACTGTCCTCTACATCCACATCTCCCTGGCCAGCCGCAGCCGGGTCCACAAGCACCGGCCCGAAGGCCCCAAGGAGAAGAAGGCCAAGACTCTGGCCTTCCTCAAGAGCCCCCTGATGAAGCAGAGCGTCAAGAAAGCCCCGCCGGGGGAGGCCGCACGAGAGCAGCTGCGCAACGGGAAGCTGGAGGAGGCCCCGCCGCCGGTGCTGCCACCCCCGCCTCGGCCGGTGGCTGACAAGGACACTTCCAATGAGTCCAGCTCAGGCAGTGCCACCCAGAACACCAAGGAACGACCACCCACAGAGCTGTCGACCACAGAGACCACCATGCCCGCCACACCCGCCCCTCGCCTACAGCCTCGGGCTCTCAACCCAGCCTCCAAATGGTCCAAGATCCAGATTGTGACGAAGCACACGGGCAACGAGTGTGTGACAGCCATAGAGATCGTGCCTGCCACGCCAGCTGGCATGCGCCCGGCAGCCAACGTGGCCCGCAAATTTGCCAGCATTGCCCGCAACCAGGTGCGCAAGAAGCGGCAGATGGCGGCCCGGGAGCGCAAGGTGACACGGACCATCTTTGCCATTCTGTTGGCCTTCATCCTCACCTGGACGCCCTACAACGTCATGGTCCTGGTGAACACCTTCTGCCAGAGCTGCATCCCTGACACGGTGTGGTCCATTGGCTACTGGCTCTGCTACGTCAACAGCACCATCAACCCTGCCTGCTACGCCCTCTGCAACGCCACCTTTAAAAAGACCTTCAGGCACCTGCTGCTGTGCCAGTATCGGAACATCGGCACTGCCAGGTAG